From a region of the Athene noctua chromosome 14, bAthNoc1.hap1.1, whole genome shotgun sequence genome:
- the RCN1 gene encoding reticulocalbin-1, whose protein sequence is MAGGGARWRLALVLALLPVPGALGKPTARQERARPGAAQHEDRPGFQYDHEAFLGKEEARSFDQLSPEESRERLGKIVDRIDDNKDGYLTTEELKNWIKRVQKRYIYENVAKVWKDYDLNKDNKIAWEEYKQATYGYYLENPEEFQDATDQHSFKKMLPRDERRFKTADLDGDLAATREEFTAFLHPEEFEHMKNIVVLETLEDIDKNEDGFVDQDEYIADMFANEEGGPEPDWVITEREQFSDFRDLNKDGKMDKEEIQHWILPQDYDHALAEARHLVYESDVDKDQKLTKEEVLDNWNMFVGSQATNYGEDLTRNHDEL, encoded by the exons atggcgggcggcggggcgcggtgGCGGCTGGCGCTGGTGCTGGCGCTGCTGCCGGTGCCGGGCGCGCTGGGCAAACCGACGGCGCGGCAGGAGCGggcgcggcccggcgccgcgcaGCACGAGGACCGGCCCGGCTTCCAGTACGACCACGAGGCCTTCCTGGGCAAGGAGGAGGCGCGGAGCTTCGACCAGCTGAGCCCGGAGGAGAGCCGGGAAAGGCTGGG GAAGATTGTGGATAGAATAGATGACAACAAAGATGGCTATCTCACAACAGAGGAATTGAAAAACTGGATTAAACGGGTACAGAAACGCTATATCTATGAAAATGTGGCTAAAGTTTGGAAAGACTATGATCTAAACAAGGACAATAAAATTGCCTGGGAGGAATACAAACAAGCCACATATGGTTATTATCTAG AAAATCCAGAAGAATTCCAAGATGCAACTGATcagcacagttttaaaaaaatgctgcccAGAGATGAAAGACGATTCAAAACCGCAGATCTGGATGGAGACTTAGCTGCCACTCGTGAAGAATTCACCGCTTTCCTTCACCCAGAGGAGTTTGAGCATATGAAAAACATCGTTGTCTTA GAAACCTTAGAAGACATAGATAAAAACGAGGATGGTTTTGTGGATCAAGATGAGTACATTG CTGATATGTTTGCAAATGAAGAGGGTGGACCAGAGCCTGACTGGGTGATTACAGAGCGTGAACAGTTTTCAGATTTTCGTGACCTCAACAAGGATGGAAAGATGGACAAAGAGGAGATTCAGCACTGGATTCTCCCACAAGACTATGATCATGCACTAGCTGAAGCCAGGCACTTAGTCTATGAATCGGATGTAGACAAG GATCAAAAACTAACAAAAGAGGAGGTTCTAGACAACTGGAATATGTTCGTTGGAAGTCAAGCTACTAATTATGGGGAGGACCTTACAAGAAACCACGATGAACTATGA